In one Brienomyrus brachyistius isolate T26 chromosome 7, BBRACH_0.4, whole genome shotgun sequence genomic region, the following are encoded:
- the rexo4 gene encoding RNA exonuclease 4 isoform X2 yields MSKVKAKKKNCTTISTTMPLLTKKHKKAKRKKYGGKAVKNAVDDVKIKSNALFPPKDSQQFSANWKNLQEVLKSNTKVQEQKCKQQGRGSISNESKVEGKPLKDIPTKGTSAKLIKEEKNGKTAKHGLLSASTQNDRFVHSEQSNTRKRKSINGQAPMCNNSQQNKNKRFDKEAEKKLTEDDIWFDDVDPDDIEAAVGTDAADIVRSRKGMSRTDQKSIESSLVKCRAFEGLTKAVAMDCEMVGVGPDGQDSIVARVSVVNQFGKCVYDKYVKPTERVSDYRTHVSGIRPQDIKNGEDVKTVQKEVFEILEGRILVGHAIHNDLKILLLDHPKKRIRDTQKYKPFKSIVKVVQGERVVGPHLSFSVRRYSMSKFNRANTLLYKMPRRRCGSTH; encoded by the exons ATGTCCAAGGTGAAGGCgaaaaaaaagaattgcacTACGATTTCTACGACAATGCCACTTTTGACAAAAAAGCATAAAAAGGCGAAGAGGAAAAAATACGGGGGGAAAGCTGTGAAAAATGCTGTAGATGACGTGAAAATTAAGAGCAACGCTCTATTTCCACCGAAAGATTCCCAGCAATTTTCGGCAAACTGGAAGAACCTACAAGAG GTATTAAAATCGAACACAAAGGTGCAAGAACAGAAATGTAAACAGCAGGGCAGGGGCTCGATTTCGAATGAAAGCAAAGTTGAAGGGAAGCCCCTAAAAGACATTCCAACGAAGGGAACCAGTGCTAAATTAATAAAGGAAGAGAAGAATGGGAAAACGGCAAAACATGGATTGCTTTCTGCATCTACCCAAAATGACAGATTTGTTCATTCTGAACAGTCGAACACAcggaaaaggaaaagcatcaatGGACAGGCACCTATGTGCAATAACAGtcagcaaaacaaaaataagagaTTTGATAAGGAAGCCGAGAAGAAGCTAACAGA AGATGACATCTGGTTTGATGACGTAGATCCAGATGATATTGAGGCTGCTGTGGGAACAGATGCTGCTGATATAGTTCGCAGCCGGAAAGGAATGAGTAGAACAGATCAGAAGTCTATAGAGAGCAGTCTTGTGAAATGCAGGGCTTTTGAGGG GCTGACAAAAGCAGTGGCGATGGACTGCGAGATGGTTGGAGTTGGGCCTGACGGGCAGGACAGCATAGTGGCCAGAGTCTcagtggtgaatcagtttggGAAGTGTGTCTATGACAAATACGTCAAGCCCACCGAACGAGTGAGCGACTACAGAACACATGTTAGTGGTATTCGTCCGCAGGATATAAAGAATG GAGAAGACGTCAAAACCGTTCAGAAGGAGGTTTTTGAGATTTTAGAGGGAAGAATTCTCGTGGGCCACGCCATTCATAATGACCTGAAG ATCTTGCTTCTGGATCACCCCAAAAAGAGAATCAGGGACACGCAGAAGTACAAGCCGTTCAAGTCTATCGTCAAGGTGGTACAAGGAGAAAG AGTGGTCGGCCCTCACTTAAGCTTCTCTGTGAGAAGATACTCAATGTCAAAGTTCAACAGGGCGAACACTCTTCT GTACAAGATGCCCAGGCGACGATGCGGCTCTACACATTAG
- the rexo4 gene encoding RNA exonuclease 4 isoform X1, with amino-acid sequence MSKVKAKKKNCTTISTTMPLLTKKHKKAKRKKYGGKAVKNAVDDVKIKSNALFPPKDSQQFSANWKNLQEVLKSNTKVQEQKCKQQGRGSISNESKVEGKPLKDIPTKGTSAKLIKEEKNGKTAKHGLLSASTQNDRFVHSEQSNTRKRKSINGQAPMCNNSQQNKNKRFDKEAEKKLTEDDIWFDDVDPDDIEAAVGTDAADIVRSRKGMSRTDQKSIESSLVKCRAFEGLTKAVAMDCEMVGVGPDGQDSIVARVSVVNQFGKCVYDKYVKPTERVSDYRTHVSGIRPQDIKNGEDVKTVQKEVFEILEGRILVGHAIHNDLKILLLDHPKKRIRDTQKYKPFKSIVKSGRPSLKLLCEKILNVKVQQGEHSSVQDAQATMRLYTLVKKQWELSVKEGHRNGAVDKCKRTPRPSNKKTNA; translated from the exons ATGTCCAAGGTGAAGGCgaaaaaaaagaattgcacTACGATTTCTACGACAATGCCACTTTTGACAAAAAAGCATAAAAAGGCGAAGAGGAAAAAATACGGGGGGAAAGCTGTGAAAAATGCTGTAGATGACGTGAAAATTAAGAGCAACGCTCTATTTCCACCGAAAGATTCCCAGCAATTTTCGGCAAACTGGAAGAACCTACAAGAG GTATTAAAATCGAACACAAAGGTGCAAGAACAGAAATGTAAACAGCAGGGCAGGGGCTCGATTTCGAATGAAAGCAAAGTTGAAGGGAAGCCCCTAAAAGACATTCCAACGAAGGGAACCAGTGCTAAATTAATAAAGGAAGAGAAGAATGGGAAAACGGCAAAACATGGATTGCTTTCTGCATCTACCCAAAATGACAGATTTGTTCATTCTGAACAGTCGAACACAcggaaaaggaaaagcatcaatGGACAGGCACCTATGTGCAATAACAGtcagcaaaacaaaaataagagaTTTGATAAGGAAGCCGAGAAGAAGCTAACAGA AGATGACATCTGGTTTGATGACGTAGATCCAGATGATATTGAGGCTGCTGTGGGAACAGATGCTGCTGATATAGTTCGCAGCCGGAAAGGAATGAGTAGAACAGATCAGAAGTCTATAGAGAGCAGTCTTGTGAAATGCAGGGCTTTTGAGGG GCTGACAAAAGCAGTGGCGATGGACTGCGAGATGGTTGGAGTTGGGCCTGACGGGCAGGACAGCATAGTGGCCAGAGTCTcagtggtgaatcagtttggGAAGTGTGTCTATGACAAATACGTCAAGCCCACCGAACGAGTGAGCGACTACAGAACACATGTTAGTGGTATTCGTCCGCAGGATATAAAGAATG GAGAAGACGTCAAAACCGTTCAGAAGGAGGTTTTTGAGATTTTAGAGGGAAGAATTCTCGTGGGCCACGCCATTCATAATGACCTGAAG ATCTTGCTTCTGGATCACCCCAAAAAGAGAATCAGGGACACGCAGAAGTACAAGCCGTTCAAGTCTATCGTCAAG AGTGGTCGGCCCTCACTTAAGCTTCTCTGTGAGAAGATACTCAATGTCAAAGTTCAACAGGGCGAACACTCTTCT GTACAAGATGCCCAGGCGACGATGCGGCTCTACACATTAGTGAAGAAGCAGTGGGAATTATCAGTAAAGGAGGGACACAGAAATGGCGCTGTGGACAAGTGTAAGAGAACACCAAGACCTTCTAATAAGAAAACAAATGCCTAA
- the cacfd1 gene encoding calcium channel flower homolog — protein sequence MSSEDQSAAGSKAADADADGMSWWYRWMCKIAGVLGGLSCAITGIWSCVSINPFSIAAGAWMILNACVLFLCEVPFCCQFIEFANAVAARADKLKPWQKAFFYCGMALFPVFLRLSLTTLLGNAIAFATGVLYGLASLGKKGDGVSYARLQHQKQGDEEKLTGTTSWEAQ from the exons ATGAGCTCGGAGGATCAATCAGCCGCCGGCAGCAAAGCCGCGGACGCCGATGCCGACGGCATGTCCTGGTGGTACAGATGGATGTGCAAGATCGCGGGGGTCCTGGGCGGTCTGT cctgtgCTATTACTGGAATATGGAGCTGTGTCTCCATCAACCCCTTCAGCATCGCAGCAGGCGCGTGGATGAT CCTGAATGCCTGTGTACTGTTCCTGTGTGAGGTCCCCTTCTGCTGCCAGTTTATCGAGTTTGCTAACGCGGTGGCAGCCCGTGCTGACAAGCTCAAGCCCTGGCAGAAAGCATTCTTCTACTGCGG GATGGCACTCTTCCCTGTCTTTCTGAGACTGTCCCTTACCACACTGCTCGGAAATGCAATTGCCTTTGCAACAGGGGTCCTGTACGGATTGGCTTCACTGGGCAAGAA GGGAGACGGTGTGAGCTACGCCCGCCTCCAGCACCAAAAGCAGGGTGATGAGGAGAAGCTGACAGGAACCACTAGCTGGGAGGCGCAGTAA